From one Sphingomonas sp. BT-65 genomic stretch:
- the pyrH gene encoding UMP kinase: MTAPRFKRILLKLSGEVLMGQGQFGIDPATCERVAREVKAATETGLEICMVVGGGNIFRGLAGAAQGFERASADYMGMLATVMNALAMQNTLERLGVDTRVQSAIPMASVSEPYIRRKAMRHMEKGRVVIFAAGTGLPFFTTDTTAALRAAEMNCDALFKGTSVDGVYNADPKKVPDATRYDELSFDRVLVDNLKVMDATAVALCRDNDIPIVVFNIRDEGNLAAVLQGQGTSTIVRNPQSV, encoded by the coding sequence ATGACCGCTCCGCGCTTCAAACGAATCCTGCTCAAGCTGTCGGGCGAGGTGCTGATGGGTCAGGGCCAGTTCGGCATCGACCCCGCAACCTGCGAGCGCGTCGCGCGCGAGGTGAAGGCGGCGACCGAGACCGGCCTCGAGATCTGCATGGTGGTGGGCGGGGGCAACATCTTCCGCGGCCTCGCCGGCGCGGCGCAGGGCTTCGAGCGGGCGAGCGCCGATTACATGGGCATGCTGGCGACGGTGATGAACGCGCTGGCGATGCAGAACACGCTGGAAAGGCTCGGCGTCGACACGCGCGTCCAGTCGGCGATCCCGATGGCGAGCGTGTCCGAGCCGTATATCCGGCGCAAGGCGATGCGGCACATGGAGAAGGGCCGCGTGGTGATCTTCGCCGCGGGCACCGGCCTGCCGTTCTTCACCACCGACACCACCGCGGCGCTGCGCGCGGCCGAGATGAACTGCGACGCGCTGTTCAAGGGCACCAGTGTCGACGGCGTGTACAATGCCGACCCCAAGAAGGTGCCCGACGCGACGCGTTACGACGAGCTGAGCTTCGACCGCGTGCTGGTCGACAACCTCAAGGTCATGGACGCGACCGCGGTGGCCTTGTGCCGCGACAACGACATTCCGATCGTGGTGTTCAACATCCGCGACGAGGGCAATCTGGCGGCGGTGCTGCAGGGACAGGGCACCTCGACGATCGTCCGCAATCCGCAATCTGTATAA
- the tsf gene encoding translation elongation factor Ts, whose protein sequence is MAEITAAAVKELREKSGAGMMDCKKALAETNGDIEAAADWLRAKGLAAAAKKSSRTAAEGLVGVAVAGTKGVAVEVNSQTDFVAKNEIFQGFVRDVTAVALEQGIDDIDALKAAALPQGGTVEDVLTANISTIGENQVLRRAKKVDVTNGAVIPYVHNAAAPGLGKIGVLVALESDAGVDVLEPLGKQIAMHIAAAFPLALDESGLDQDVLERERAIGREKAAESGKPADIIEKMVEGAVKKFAKENALLSQLFVMDGKTPVADVIAKAGKDAGTSIVLKDYVRFQLGEGIEKEESDFAAEVAATAGITR, encoded by the coding sequence ATGGCCGAGATCACTGCAGCAGCCGTCAAGGAACTGCGCGAGAAGAGCGGCGCCGGCATGATGGACTGCAAGAAGGCGCTTGCGGAAACCAATGGCGACATCGAGGCCGCGGCCGACTGGCTGCGCGCCAAGGGCCTGGCCGCTGCCGCCAAGAAGTCGAGCCGCACTGCCGCGGAAGGCCTGGTCGGCGTCGCCGTCGCGGGCACCAAGGGCGTGGCGGTCGAGGTCAACTCGCAGACCGACTTCGTCGCCAAGAACGAGATCTTCCAGGGCTTCGTGCGCGACGTGACCGCGGTGGCGCTGGAGCAGGGCATCGACGACATCGACGCGCTCAAGGCGGCCGCGCTGCCGCAGGGCGGCACGGTCGAGGACGTGCTGACCGCCAACATCTCGACGATCGGCGAGAACCAGGTGCTGCGCCGCGCGAAGAAGGTCGACGTGACCAACGGCGCGGTGATCCCGTACGTCCACAACGCGGCTGCCCCGGGCCTCGGCAAGATCGGCGTGCTGGTCGCGCTCGAGAGCGACGCCGGCGTCGACGTGCTCGAGCCGCTGGGCAAGCAGATCGCGATGCACATCGCCGCGGCCTTCCCGCTGGCGCTCGACGAGAGCGGCCTCGACCAGGACGTGCTCGAGCGCGAGCGCGCGATCGGCCGCGAGAAGGCAGCGGAGAGCGGCAAGCCCGCCGACATCATCGAGAAGATGGTCGAGGGCGCGGTCAAGAAGTTCGCCAAGGAGAACGCGCTGCTCAGCCAGCTGTTCGTGATGGACGGCAAGACCCCGGTCGCCGACGTCATCGCCAAGGCGGGCAAGGACGCGGGCACCTCGATCGTGCTCAAGGACTATGTCCGCTTCCAGCTCGGCGAAGGCATCGAGAAGGAAGAGAGCGACTTCGCCGCGGAAGTCGCGGCGACGGCGGGCATCACCCGCTAA
- the rpsB gene encoding 30S ribosomal protein S2, producing the protein MAAPVVTMQQLLESGAHFGHQTHRWNPKMKPYIFGERNGVHIIDLSQTVPLFARALEFVSSTVAAGGKVLFVGTKRQAQDAIAEAARKSNQHFVNHRWLGGMLTNWKTISQSIKRLKTLEEQLSGDTHGLTKKEVLNLTREKDKLELSLGGIRDLGGIPDIMFVIDANKEELAIKEANTLGIPVVAILDSNVSPDGIAFPVPANDDASRAIRLYCEAIAIAATRGNQHAQVVSGADFGAAEEPPVEAALAEPAAAEPEAAPAAEAVAEPAPVVEAEPEAPAASTEPETAAEGERQIDA; encoded by the coding sequence ATGGCGGCACCTGTCGTCACCATGCAGCAGCTGCTCGAATCGGGCGCGCACTTCGGTCACCAGACCCACCGCTGGAACCCGAAGATGAAGCCCTACATCTTCGGCGAGCGCAACGGCGTCCACATCATCGACCTCTCGCAGACCGTGCCGCTGTTCGCGCGCGCGCTGGAGTTCGTGAGCTCGACCGTCGCGGCCGGCGGCAAGGTGCTGTTCGTCGGCACCAAGCGCCAGGCGCAGGACGCGATCGCCGAGGCGGCGCGCAAGTCGAACCAGCATTTCGTCAACCACCGCTGGCTGGGCGGCATGCTCACCAACTGGAAGACGATCAGCCAGTCGATCAAGCGCCTCAAGACGCTCGAGGAGCAGCTTTCGGGCGACACGCACGGCCTGACCAAGAAGGAAGTGCTGAACCTGACCCGCGAGAAGGACAAGCTCGAGCTGTCGCTCGGCGGCATCCGCGACCTGGGCGGCATCCCCGACATCATGTTCGTGATCGACGCCAACAAGGAAGAGCTGGCGATCAAGGAAGCCAACACGCTGGGCATCCCGGTCGTCGCGATCCTCGATTCGAACGTGTCGCCCGACGGCATCGCCTTCCCGGTTCCGGCGAATGACGACGCCAGCCGTGCGATCCGCCTGTACTGCGAAGCGATCGCCATCGCGGCGACCCGCGGCAACCAGCACGCCCAGGTGGTGAGCGGCGCCGACTTCGGCGCGGCGGAAGAGCCGCCGGTCGAGGCCGCGCTGGCCGAGCCCGCGGCTGCCGAGCCGGAAGCGGCGCCTGCCGCCGAGGCGGTGGCCGAGCCGGCCCCGGTTGTCGAAGCCGAGCCGGAAGCCCCGGCCGCCTCGACCGAGCCGGAGACGGCCGCCGAGGGCGAGCGCCAGATCGACGCGTAA
- a CDS encoding endonuclease domain-containing protein has translation MLRRIDPELTRRARELRNNPTPTELAVWHRISRYRPAFTRQLVVAPFIIDLVCRSARLGIEFDGSQHRDMAEADARRTRYLQRKGWRIIRLWNSDVLANPDGATLHILAQAAECLGGTHPLPLPSREGRVRVPRYK, from the coding sequence ATGCTCCGCCGCATCGATCCAGAGCTAACCCGCCGCGCCCGCGAACTGCGCAACAACCCAACACCGACCGAACTCGCCGTCTGGCATCGCATCTCCCGCTACCGCCCAGCCTTCACCCGACAGCTCGTCGTAGCGCCATTCATCATCGACCTCGTTTGCCGTTCCGCGCGTCTGGGAATCGAATTTGATGGCAGCCAACATCGCGATATGGCCGAAGCCGACGCCCGGCGAACCCGCTATCTCCAACGCAAGGGCTGGCGCATCATCCGCCTCTGGAATTCGGACGTTCTCGCCAATCCCGACGGCGCGACCCTGCACATTCTGGCGCAAGCCGCCGAGTGCCTCGGCGGTACCCACCCCCTACCCCTCCCTTCCAGGGAGGGGAGAGTCAGAGTTCCGCGTTACAAGTAA
- a CDS encoding phosphatidylcholine/phosphatidylserine synthase — MALRARSQRRGIPLRAVLPNAITALALCSGLTGVRFAIAEDWERAVLMIMLAAALDGIDGQIARMMHGESKFGAELDSLSDAISFGVAPALILYLWSLMVVPRLGWIIALLFAVFCALRLARFNSQIDSEQPRKLAGYLTGIPAPAGAALAMLPLYVWLWSGEELARSPWIVTPWVAFVGLLMVSSLATYSWKSLRLRRNVRFEALVGLAILLAALVTAPWQTLTVVSVAYLVTLPFSVRAYRRSGRVASG, encoded by the coding sequence ATGGCTTTGAGGGCGCGATCGCAACGGCGCGGCATTCCGCTGCGCGCGGTGCTTCCCAATGCGATCACCGCGCTGGCGCTGTGCTCGGGCCTGACCGGGGTGCGTTTCGCGATCGCGGAGGATTGGGAACGCGCGGTGTTGATGATCATGCTTGCCGCCGCGCTCGATGGCATCGACGGCCAGATCGCGCGGATGATGCATGGCGAGAGCAAGTTCGGGGCGGAGCTCGACAGCCTGTCCGACGCGATCTCGTTCGGCGTGGCGCCGGCGCTGATTCTCTATCTATGGTCGCTGATGGTCGTGCCGCGGCTGGGCTGGATCATCGCGTTGCTGTTCGCCGTGTTCTGCGCATTGCGGCTGGCGCGGTTCAACTCGCAGATCGACTCCGAGCAGCCGCGCAAGCTGGCGGGATATCTCACGGGCATCCCGGCGCCGGCGGGCGCGGCGCTAGCGATGCTGCCGCTCTATGTGTGGCTGTGGAGCGGCGAGGAGCTGGCGCGCTCGCCATGGATCGTCACGCCGTGGGTGGCATTCGTCGGGCTGCTGATGGTCTCGAGCCTCGCCACCTATTCGTGGAAGTCGCTGCGGCTGCGGCGCAATGTGCGGTTCGAGGCGCTGGTGGGGCTCGCGATCCTGCTCGCGGCGCTGGTGACGGCGCCGTGGCAGACGCTGACGGTGGTGTCGGTGGCCTATCTGGTGACGCTGCCGTTCAGCGTACGGGCGTATCGGCGGAGTGGGCGGGTGGCGAGCGGTTAA
- a CDS encoding phosphatidylserine decarboxylase: MPSLDKPPVVTNTVKWRFPAVHPEGRKYVLISAAVTLLFLFAIWDELGFLLVGVTIWVAAFFRDPVRVTPQGEGLIVSPADGLVTMIERVPVPREIAGPDGLNEATRVRVSIFMSVFDVHINRTPVAGTIRQVVYIAGKFLNADLDKASEENERQHFVVETRDGLRVGFTQIAGLVARRIVTFVKTGDMVAAGQRIGLIRFGSRVDVFLPDDYAAQVALGQRCIAGETVVGRKGGIVAEGIAQ; this comes from the coding sequence ATGCCTTCACTCGACAAGCCGCCCGTCGTCACCAACACGGTCAAGTGGCGCTTTCCCGCCGTGCACCCCGAGGGGCGCAAATACGTCCTTATCTCCGCCGCGGTCACCCTGCTGTTCCTGTTCGCGATCTGGGACGAGCTCGGATTCCTGCTGGTCGGCGTGACCATCTGGGTCGCGGCGTTCTTCCGCGATCCGGTGCGCGTGACGCCGCAGGGGGAGGGGCTGATCGTCTCGCCCGCCGACGGCCTCGTCACGATGATCGAGCGCGTGCCGGTGCCGCGCGAGATCGCCGGACCCGACGGGTTGAACGAAGCGACGCGGGTGCGCGTTTCGATCTTCATGAGCGTGTTCGACGTGCACATCAACCGCACGCCCGTAGCGGGGACTATCCGCCAGGTGGTGTATATCGCGGGCAAGTTCCTCAACGCCGACCTCGACAAGGCGAGCGAGGAGAATGAGCGCCAGCATTTCGTGGTCGAGACCCGCGACGGGCTGCGCGTCGGCTTCACCCAGATCGCCGGCCTGGTGGCGCGGCGCATCGTGACCTTCGTCAAGACCGGCGACATGGTCGCGGCCGGGCAGCGCATCGGCCTGATCCGCTTCGGCAGCCGCGTCGACGTGTTCCTGCCCGACGACTATGCGGCGCAAGTGGCGCTGGGCCAGCGTTGCATCGCGGGCGAGACGGTGGTCGGCCGCAAGGGCGGCATCGTGGCCGAGGGCATCGCCCAGTGA
- a CDS encoding NADP-dependent isocitrate dehydrogenase translates to MAKIKVKNPVVEIDGDEMTRIIWEWIRERLIKPYLDIDLKYYDLGVEKRDETNDQITIDAANAIKEFGVGVKCATITPDEARVEEFNLKEMWKSPNGTIRNILGGVVFREPIVISNVPRLIPGWTKPIVVGRHAFGDQYRATDFKVPGAGKLRLVFEGADGQVIDREVFNFPGSGVAMAMYNLDDSIRDFARASFNYGLNLKWPVYLSTKNTILKAYDGRFKDLFQEVFETEGFAEKFKEAGIVYEHRLIDDMVASALKWSGEFVWACKNYDGDVQSDQVAQGFGSLGLMTSVLLSPDGKTVEAEAAHGTVTRHYRQHQQGKATSTNPIASIFAWTGGLKFRGKFDDTPDVVRFAETLEKVCIATVESGKMTKDLALLIGPDQPWMTTEQFFEAIRANLEVEMGKWQ, encoded by the coding sequence ATGGCGAAGATCAAGGTGAAGAACCCGGTCGTCGAGATCGATGGCGACGAAATGACGCGGATCATCTGGGAATGGATCCGCGAGCGCCTGATCAAGCCCTATCTCGACATCGACCTCAAATATTACGATCTCGGCGTCGAGAAGCGCGACGAGACCAACGACCAGATCACGATCGATGCCGCCAACGCGATCAAGGAGTTCGGCGTCGGCGTGAAGTGCGCCACGATCACCCCGGACGAGGCGCGTGTCGAGGAATTCAACCTCAAGGAGATGTGGAAGTCGCCCAACGGCACGATCCGCAACATCCTGGGCGGCGTCGTGTTCCGCGAGCCGATCGTGATCTCCAACGTGCCCCGCCTGATCCCGGGCTGGACCAAGCCGATCGTCGTCGGCCGCCACGCGTTTGGCGACCAGTATCGCGCGACCGACTTCAAGGTCCCCGGCGCCGGCAAGCTGCGCCTCGTGTTCGAGGGCGCCGACGGCCAGGTGATTGACCGCGAGGTGTTCAACTTCCCCGGCTCGGGCGTCGCGATGGCGATGTACAATCTCGACGATTCGATCCGCGACTTCGCCCGCGCCTCGTTCAACTACGGCCTCAACCTGAAGTGGCCGGTCTATCTCTCGACCAAGAACACCATCCTCAAGGCCTATGACGGCCGCTTCAAGGACCTGTTCCAGGAAGTGTTCGAGACCGAGGGCTTCGCCGAGAAGTTCAAGGAAGCCGGCATCGTCTATGAGCATCGCCTGATCGACGACATGGTCGCCTCGGCGCTCAAGTGGAGCGGCGAGTTCGTCTGGGCCTGCAAGAACTATGACGGCGACGTCCAGTCGGACCAGGTCGCGCAGGGCTTCGGTTCGCTCGGCCTGATGACCTCGGTCCTGCTCTCGCCGGACGGCAAGACCGTCGAGGCCGAGGCGGCGCACGGCACCGTCACGCGCCACTATCGCCAGCACCAGCAGGGCAAGGCGACCTCGACCAACCCGATCGCCTCGATCTTCGCCTGGACCGGCGGCCTCAAGTTCCGCGGCAAGTTCGACGACACGCCCGATGTGGTGCGCTTCGCCGAGACGCTCGAGAAGGTCTGCATCGCGACCGTCGAGAGCGGCAAGATGACCAAGGACCTGGCATTGCTGATCGGCCCCGACCAGCCGTGGATGACCACCGAGCAATTCTTCGAGGCGATCCGCGCAAATCTCGAAGTCGAAATGGGAAAATGGCAGTAA
- a CDS encoding cation:proton antiporter gives MALDLSNSGFSDALVILGAAGIVIPAFARFRISPVIGFILVGALVGPAGLGQLVQQFPWLYYLTITNPHSIEPFAEFGIILLLFSIGLELSFRRLWTMRTLVFGVGAAELLGAGLLIGAGLYFLGQSWSGALGLGLALALSSTALVLPIAGTTSPVGRSSFAMLLFEDLALVPIIFLLGALAPAAGNVGIGELAGVLGRGAIIVALLYLGGRLYLPRLFGQAARTKSPELFLAASLLVVIVASMATTAVGLSPIVGALLAGLLIAETEYHSEVEVITAPFKGLALGVFLITVGMRLDLRMVVQDWPLLLAAILGVMTVKVAVTTLLLKLSGARTATAAEAGVLMASPSETTLIVLGVAAAAGLILPSTAAFWTTVTAIGLTITPLLAKAGRFASRKIEDRDHEKTVDLQEVTIGGSVIIGFGRVGRTVADMLHAHGKPYIAVDADIDGVAEARREGYTVMFGDVSRSELVDRLNLGHADALILTMDDPVLTVRLTRRVRSWVPDIPIIARARDAAHAAELYKAGATDAVPETLESSLQLSEAVLVDLGVAVGPVIASIHEKRDEMRKSIKEAAALEREPRLRRVRKEAEA, from the coding sequence ATGGCGCTCGATCTATCAAATAGTGGCTTCAGCGACGCGCTGGTGATTCTCGGCGCGGCGGGCATCGTCATCCCCGCCTTCGCCCGCTTCCGGATCAGTCCGGTGATCGGCTTCATCCTCGTCGGCGCACTGGTCGGCCCCGCGGGGCTAGGCCAGCTCGTGCAGCAATTCCCCTGGCTCTACTATCTCACCATCACCAACCCGCATTCGATCGAGCCATTCGCCGAATTCGGCATCATCCTGCTGCTCTTCTCGATCGGGCTCGAACTCTCCTTCCGGCGATTATGGACGATGCGGACGTTGGTGTTCGGAGTCGGCGCCGCCGAACTGCTCGGTGCCGGACTGCTGATCGGCGCGGGCCTTTATTTCCTCGGTCAAAGCTGGTCCGGCGCGCTGGGCCTTGGCCTTGCGCTCGCGCTTTCCTCCACCGCGCTCGTCCTGCCCATTGCCGGCACCACCAGCCCCGTCGGCCGGTCGAGCTTCGCGATGCTGCTGTTCGAGGATCTGGCGCTGGTCCCTATCATCTTCCTCCTCGGCGCGCTCGCGCCCGCCGCCGGGAATGTCGGGATCGGCGAGTTGGCCGGCGTCCTCGGCCGCGGTGCGATCATCGTCGCGCTCCTCTATCTCGGCGGCCGGCTCTATCTGCCGCGCCTGTTCGGCCAGGCCGCGCGCACCAAGTCGCCCGAGCTGTTCCTCGCCGCCAGCCTGCTCGTCGTCATCGTCGCGAGCATGGCCACCACTGCGGTCGGCCTCTCGCCGATCGTCGGTGCGCTGCTCGCCGGACTGCTGATCGCCGAGACCGAATATCATAGCGAGGTCGAGGTCATCACTGCGCCGTTCAAGGGCCTCGCACTCGGCGTCTTCCTGATCACCGTCGGCATGCGGCTCGATTTGCGCATGGTGGTGCAGGATTGGCCGCTGCTGCTCGCCGCGATCCTCGGCGTGATGACGGTCAAGGTCGCGGTGACGACCCTGTTGCTCAAGCTGTCGGGTGCGCGCACCGCCACCGCGGCCGAGGCCGGGGTGCTGATGGCGAGCCCGTCCGAGACCACGCTGATCGTGCTGGGCGTCGCGGCGGCGGCCGGCCTGATCCTCCCTTCGACCGCCGCCTTCTGGACCACCGTCACCGCGATCGGCCTCACCATCACCCCGCTGCTCGCCAAGGCCGGGCGCTTCGCCTCGCGCAAGATCGAGGATCGCGACCACGAGAAGACCGTCGACCTGCAGGAAGTGACGATCGGCGGCTCGGTGATCATCGGCTTCGGCCGGGTCGGCCGCACGGTCGCTGACATGCTGCACGCGCATGGCAAGCCCTACATCGCGGTCGACGCCGATATCGACGGCGTCGCCGAGGCGCGGCGCGAGGGCTATACCGTGATGTTCGGCGACGTTTCGCGCAGCGAACTGGTCGATCGGCTCAACCTCGGCCATGCCGACGCGCTGATCCTGACGATGGATGACCCCGTCCTCACCGTGCGCCTCACCCGTCGCGTGCGCAGTTGGGTGCCCGACATCCCGATCATCGCCCGCGCCCGCGACGCCGCGCACGCCGCCGAGCTCTACAAGGCCGGCGCTACCGACGCGGTGCCCGAGACGCTCGAAAGTTCGCTGCAATTGTCCGAGGCGGTGCTGGTCGATCTCGGCGTCGCGGTCGGCCCGGTCATCGCCTCGATCCACGAGAAGCGCGACGAGATGCGCAAGTCGATCAAGGAAGCCGCCGCCCTCGAACGCGAACCCCGCCTGCGCCGGGTACGCAAGGAGGCGGAGGCCTAG
- a CDS encoding DUF885 family protein produces MRRRSFVCSVGAAALAGVVPARAVQASSAGAGDARLRTLLDQIFADRLAENPEGATALGLDTGKNAALKSRLSGRSPADSSRDLARSKRELAAIRAIDPGTLGEDARLDQDVVAYQLERGIAGRERFAYGETGGRFIPYRLSQLSGAYQDVPDFLDTQHRVKDAADADAYLARLGAFATVIDQETERQRTDAAKGVFAPDYVLDTALKQYAALRDKPAAETGLVTGFAAKLKAANLPPERAGAAATIVTEKVFPALDRQRALVTELRGKAVHDAGVWRLPDGEAYYAAAAEAATTTRLSGDEIHKLGLEQVAEISARIDTILKAQGMGEGAVGARLVALNERPDQLFPNTDPGREALLAELNKQIRAMETRLSEQFATLPKAPVEVRRVPPAIQAGSPGGYYQAATLDGSRPGIYYINLRDTFDRPKFGLATLTHHEAVPGHHLQVMLALESPDIPLIRRRGGFSAYSEGWALYTEQLADEMGMFEGDPLGQVGYLQSLLFRATRLVVDSGMHAKRWSREKATDYFIATTGIARGRSQGEIDRYTVWPGQACSYKIGHTVWVRLRDEAKAKAGANWDPRQFHEVLRKGAMPLDVLERVVKARMA; encoded by the coding sequence ATGCGCCGCCGTTCGTTCGTATGTTCGGTTGGCGCAGCGGCGCTGGCTGGTGTTGTTCCGGCCCGGGCCGTGCAGGCGAGTTCCGCGGGCGCGGGTGATGCGAGGCTGCGGACGCTGCTCGACCAGATCTTCGCCGATCGCCTGGCGGAGAATCCGGAGGGCGCGACCGCGCTCGGGCTCGACACCGGCAAGAACGCCGCACTCAAGTCGCGGCTGTCGGGACGCAGCCCGGCGGACAGCTCGCGCGACCTCGCCCGTTCGAAGCGCGAGCTGGCCGCGATCCGCGCGATCGATCCAGGAACGCTCGGCGAGGATGCGCGGCTCGACCAGGATGTGGTCGCCTATCAGCTCGAGCGCGGCATCGCCGGGCGCGAACGCTTCGCCTATGGTGAGACCGGCGGGCGCTTCATCCCCTATCGGCTGAGCCAGCTCTCGGGCGCCTATCAGGATGTGCCCGATTTCCTCGACACGCAGCACCGGGTGAAGGACGCGGCGGACGCCGACGCCTATCTCGCGCGCCTCGGCGCCTTCGCGACGGTGATCGACCAGGAGACCGAGCGCCAGCGCACCGACGCGGCGAAGGGCGTGTTCGCGCCCGACTATGTCCTCGACACCGCGCTCAAGCAATATGCGGCGCTGCGCGACAAGCCGGCGGCGGAGACGGGGCTGGTCACCGGCTTTGCGGCGAAGCTCAAGGCGGCGAACCTGCCGCCCGAGCGCGCCGGTGCGGCGGCGACAATCGTGACGGAGAAGGTGTTCCCCGCGCTCGACCGCCAGCGCGCGCTGGTGACCGAGCTGCGCGGCAAGGCGGTGCATGATGCGGGCGTGTGGCGGCTGCCCGACGGCGAGGCTTACTATGCAGCTGCGGCGGAGGCTGCGACTACCACCCGGCTGTCGGGGGACGAGATCCACAAATTGGGTCTGGAGCAGGTCGCCGAGATCAGCGCGCGGATCGATACGATTCTCAAGGCGCAGGGGATGGGCGAGGGCGCCGTCGGCGCGCGGCTCGTGGCATTGAACGAGCGGCCCGACCAGCTCTTCCCCAACACCGATCCGGGGCGCGAGGCGCTGCTCGCCGAGCTCAACAAGCAGATCCGGGCGATGGAGACGCGGCTGTCCGAGCAGTTCGCGACCTTGCCCAAGGCGCCGGTCGAGGTCCGCCGGGTGCCGCCGGCGATCCAGGCGGGATCGCCGGGCGGCTATTACCAGGCGGCGACGCTCGATGGCTCGCGGCCGGGCATCTATTACATCAACCTGCGCGACACGTTCGACCGGCCCAAGTTCGGACTGGCGACGCTGACGCACCACGAGGCGGTGCCGGGGCATCATCTGCAGGTGATGCTCGCGCTCGAATCGCCCGACATTCCGCTGATCCGGCGGCGCGGCGGCTTCAGCGCCTATAGCGAGGGCTGGGCGCTCTATACCGAGCAGCTCGCCGACGAGATGGGGATGTTCGAAGGCGACCCGCTGGGGCAGGTCGGCTATCTCCAGTCGCTGCTGTTCCGGGCGACGCGGCTGGTAGTCGATAGCGGCATGCACGCCAAGCGCTGGAGCCGCGAGAAGGCGACCGACTATTTCATCGCCACCACCGGCATCGCCCGCGGCCGCAGCCAGGGCGAGATTGATCGCTACACGGTGTGGCCGGGCCAGGCCTGCAGCTACAAGATCGGACACACCGTCTGGGTGCGGCTGCGCGACGAGGCCAAGGCGAAGGCGGGCGCGAACTGGGATCCGCGTCAGTTCCACGAGGTGCTGCGCAAGGGCGCGATGCCGCTCGACGTGCTGGAACGAGTGGTGAAGGCGCGGATGGCCTAG